A genomic window from Sebastes fasciatus isolate fSebFas1 chromosome 7, fSebFas1.pri, whole genome shotgun sequence includes:
- the LOC141770896 gene encoding lysophosphatidic acid receptor 6-like has protein sequence MNNTMEDGIKPQPVYAVIHGCILALGLPLNAVSLWILLRHHGLKSPSAVFMVNLAISDLLLIISLPMRVYFYATGTWPLSKEACTWIILLYHNNIRSSAIFITFISVDRLLAVVYPLRSRHLRTASNALKAVGLVWLFVVVVSIPERVGFSRFLENFNRSACFEYPRQSHPPHCHISALTYFQSALVLTMLAVNIVCTTLVSWTLRRHLNNSARVNNKVNVMLIFVMNLVISTICFLPMSIGLLTCGVPTIRALVCLATVNCCLDPLLYYFSLDAFWKKKEDTDLPREQ, from the coding sequence ATGAACAACACAATGGAAGATGGAATCAAGCCACAGCCGGTTTATGCTGTGATCCATGGCTGTATTCTGGCACTGGGTCTGCCTCTCAATGCGGTTTCACTGTGGATTCTGCTGAGACACCACGGCCTCAAATCGCCCAGTGCCGTCTTCATGGTCAACCTGGCCatctctgacctgctgctcaTCATCTCCTTACCCATGAGGGTCTACTTTTACGCCACGGGCACCTGGCCACTGAGCAAAGAGGCATGCACCTGGATAATATTGCTCTATCACAACAACATCCGCTCCAGCGccatcttcatcaccttcatcagcgtggaccggctgctggctgtggttTATCCTCTGAGGTCGCGCCATCTTCGAACCGCTTCTAACGCCTTGAAAGCTGTTGGACTCGTTTGGCTgtttgtggtggtggtgagcaTCCCAGAGAGAGTTGGATTTTCAAGATTTTTAGAGAACTTCAATAGATCCGCCTGTTTTGAATATCCCCGTCAGAGTCACCCTCCGCATTGTCATATATCAGCATTGACTTATTTTCAGTCTGCGTTAGTGCTCACCATGCTGGCAGTCAACATCGTGTGCACTACTTTGGTGTCTTGGACTCTACGCAGACATCTGAATAACTCTGCAAGGGTCAACAACAAAGTGAATGTCATGCTAATTTTTGTCATGAACTTGGTTATTTCCACCATATGTTTCTTGCCGATGTCGATTGGTTTATTAACATGTGGGGTACCTACAATTAGAGCTTTAGTATGTCTTGCTACTGTGAACTGCTGTCTGGATCCACTGTTGTATTACTTCTCTCTGGATGCCTtctggaagaaaaaagaggataCAGATCTTCCAAGAGAACAGTAG
- the LOC141770894 gene encoding lysophosphatidic acid receptor 6-like, with protein sequence MNNTMEDGFEPKPVYAVIHGCFLALGLPLNAVSLWILLRHHGLKSPSAVFMVNLAISDLLLIISLPMRVYFYATGTWPLSKEACIWIILLYCNNIRSSAIFITFISVDRLLAVVYPLRSRHLRTASNALKAVGLVWLFVVVMNIPERFEFSRFLENFNRSACFEYPRQSPPHRHIFAVTYFQSTLVLTMLAVNIVCTTLVSWTLRSHLNNSARVNNKVNVMLIFVMNLVIVIICFLPMSIGILGFGVPTRRALVCLATVNCCLDPLLYYFSLDAFWKKKEDTDLPREQ encoded by the coding sequence ATGAACAACACAATGGAAGATGGATTCGAGCCAAAGCCGGTTTATGCTGTGATCCATGGCTGTTTTTTGGCACTGGGTCTGCCTCTCAATGCGGTTTCACTGTGGATTCTGCTGAGACACCACGGCCTCAAATCGCCCAGTGCCGTCTTCATGGTCAACCTGGCCatctctgacctgctgctcaTCATCTCCTTACCCATGAGGGTCTACTTTTACGCCACGGGCACCTGGCCACTGAGCAAAGAGGCATGCATCTGGATAATATTGCTCTATTGCAACAACATCCGCTCCAGCGccatcttcatcaccttcatcagcgtggaccggctgctggctgtggttTATCCTCTGAGGTCGCGCCATCTTCGAACCGCTTCCAACGCCTTGAAAGCTGTTGGACTCGTTTGGCTATTTGTGGTGGTGATGAACATCCCAGAGAGATTTGAATTTTCAAGATTTTTAGAGAACTTCAATAGATCCGCCTGTTTTGAATATCCCCGTCAGAGTCCTCCGCATCGTCATATATTTGCTGTGACTTATTTTCAGTCTACGTTAGTGCTCACCATGCTGGCAGTCAACATCGTGTGCACCACTTTGGTGTCTTGGACTCTACGCAGTCATCTGAATAACTCTGCAAGGGTCAACAACAAAGTGAATGTCATGCTAATTTTTGTCATGAACTTGGTTATTGTTATCATATGTTTCTTGCCGATGTCGATTGGTATCTTAGGATTTGGGGTACCTACGCGTAGAGCTTTAGTATGTCTTGCTACTGTGAACTGCTGTCTGGATCCACTGTTGTATTACTTCTCTCTGGATGCCTtctggaagaaaaaagaggataCAGATCTTCCAAGAGAACAGTAG
- the LOC141770893 gene encoding lysophosphatidic acid receptor 6-like: MNNTMEDGFEPKPVYAVIHGCFLALGLPLNAVSLWILLRHHGLKSPSAVFMVNLAISDLLLVISLPMRVYFYATGTWPLSKEACIWIILLYCNNIRSSAIFITFISVDRLLAVVYPLRSRHLRTASNALKAVGLVWLFVVVMNIPERFEFSRFLENFNRSACFEYPRQSPPHRHIFAVTYFQSTLVLTMLAVNIVCTTLVSWTLRSHLNNSARVNNKVNVMLIFVMNLVIVTICFLPMSIGILGFGVPTRRALVCLATVNCCLDPLLYYFSLDAFWKKKEDTDLPREQ; encoded by the coding sequence ATGAACAACACAATGGAAGATGGATTCGAGCCAAAGCCGGTTTATGCTGTGATCCATGGCTGTTTTTTGGCACTGGGTCTGCCTCTCAATGCGGTTTCACTGTGGATTCTGCTGAGACACCACGGCCTCAAATCGCCCAGTGCCGTCTTCATGGTCAACCTGGCCatctctgacctgctgctcGTCATCTCCTTACCCATGAGGGTCTACTTTTACGCCACGGGCACCTGGCCACTGAGCAAAGAGGCATGCATCTGGATAATATTGCTCTATTGCAACAACATCCGCTCCAGCGccatcttcatcaccttcatcagcgtggaccggctgctggctgtggttTATCCTCTGAGGTCGCGCCATCTTCGAACCGCTTCCAACGCCTTGAAAGCTGTTGGACTCGTTTGGCTGTTTGTGGTGGTGATGAACATCCCAGAGAGATTTGAATTTTCAAGATTTTTAGAGAACTTCAATAGATCCGCCTGTTTTGAATATCCCCGTCAGAGTCCTCCGCATCGTCATATATTTGCTGTGACTTATTTTCAGTCTACGTTAGTGCTCACCATGCTGGCAGTCAACATCGTGTGCACCACTTTGGTGTCTTGGACTCTACGCAGTCATCTGAATAACTCTGCAAGGGTCAACAACAAAGTGAATGTCATGCTAATTTTTGTCATGAACTTGGTTATTGTTACCATATGTTTCTTGCCGATGTCGATTGGTATCTTAGGATTTGGGGTACCTACGCGTAGAGCTTTAGTATGTCTTGCTACTGTGAACTGCTGTCTGGATCCACTGTTGTATTACTTCTCTCTGGATGCCTtctggaagaaaaaagaggataCAGATCTTCCAAGAGAACAGTAG
- the itm2ca gene encoding integral membrane protein 2Ca: MVKISFQSVAGQKVEKEENDGDKTEILIPHPMDEDELVLPLRPKKSPLNGLCCLTFGLVVFMAGLVLASIYVYRYYFIPHIPEENLFQCGVFYEDSVYAPLRGRQELEENVGIYLADNYEKITVPVPHFGGSDPADIIHDFHRGLTAYHDIALDKCYVIELNTTIVMPPRNLWELLINVKKGTYLPQTYIIHEEMVVSGRVHNMRQLGPFIYRLCNGKDTFRLNRRVTRRRINKREAKDCHHIRHFENTFVVETVICDEE, from the exons ATGGTGAAGATCAGCTTCCAGTCTGTGGCGGGACAGAAagtggagaaagaggagaacgATGGCGACAAGACCGAGATCCTCATCCCTCATCCGATG GATGAGGATGAGCTGGTCCTGCCGCTGCGGCCCAAGAAGTCTCCCCTCAATGGGCTGTGCTGCCTGACGTTTGGCCTGGTCGTGTTCATGGCCGGTCTGGTCCTTGCCTCCATCTACGTCTACCGCTACTACTTCATACCTCAT atcCCAGAGGAGAACCTGTTCCAGTGCGGGGTGTTTTATGAAGACTCGGTGTACGCCCCGCTGCGTGGGCGTCAGGAGCTGGAGGAAAACGTCGGCATCTACTTGGCCGACAACTATGAGAAGATCACTGTGCCTGTGCCTCACTTCGGAGGCAGCGACCCCGCTGATATAATCCACGACTTCCACAGA GGACTGACCGCCTACCATGACATTGCTCTGGACAAGTGCTACGTTATTGAGCTCAACACCACCATCGTGATGCCTCCGCGAAACCTCTGGGAGCTCCTTATCAACGTGAAG AAGGGAACGTACTTGCCTCAGACCTACATCATCCATGAAGAGATGGTGGTGTCTGGAAGAGTGCACAACATGCGTCAGCTGGGACCCTTCATTTACCGCCTGTGCAACGGGAAGGACACGTTCCGCCTGAACCGCCGTGTCACCCGCAGAC GCATCAACAAGCGCGAGGCGAAGGACTGCCACCACATCCGTCACTTCGAGAATACATTTGTGGTGGAGACTGTTATCTGCGATGAAGAGTAA
- the LOC141770892 gene encoding lysophosphatidic acid receptor 6-like yields the protein MNNTMEDGFEPKPVYAGIYGCILALGLPLNAFSLWILLRHHGLKSPSAVFMVNLAISDLLLVISLPMRVYFYATGTWPLSKEACIWIILLYHNNIRSSAIFITFISVDRLLAVVYPLRSRHLRTATNAVKAAGLVWLFIVVMNIPERFECSRFLKNLNGSTCFEYPRHPPRPLHDKIVMAYFQSALVLTMLAVNIVCTTLVSWTLRRHLNNSARVNNKVNVMLIFVMNLVTFTICFLPLSIGLLRFVTSTITPLVCLATVNCCLDPLLYYFSLDAFWKKKEDTDLPREQ from the coding sequence ATGAACAACACAATGGAAGATGGATTCGAGCCAAAGCCGGTTTATGCTGGGATCTATGGCTGTATTCTGGCACTGGGTCTGCCTCTCAATGCGTTTTCACTGTGGATTCTGCTGAGACACCACGGCCTCAAATCGCCCAGTGCCGTCTTCATGGTCAACCTGGCCatctctgacctgctgctcGTCATCTCCTTACCCATGAGGGTCTACTTTTACGCCACGGGCACCTGGCCACTGAGCAAAGAGGCATGCATCTGGATAATATTGCTCTATCACAACAACATCCGCTCCAGCGccatcttcatcaccttcatcagcgtggaccggctgctggctgtggttTATCCTCTGAGGTCGCGCCATCTTCGAACCGCTACTAACGCCGTGAAAGCTGCTGGACTCGTTTGGCTGTTTATCGTGGTGATGAACATCCCAGAGAGATTTGAATGTTCAAGATTTTTAAAGAACCTCAATGGATCCACCTGTTTTGAATATCCCCGTCATCCTCCCCGTCCACTTCATGATAAAATAGTAATGGCTTATTTTCAGTCTGCGTTAGTGCTCACCATGCTGGCAGTCAACATCGTGTGCACCACTTTGGTGTCTTGGACTCTACGCAGACATCTGAATAACTCTGCAAGGGTCAACAACAAAGTGAATGTCATGCTAATTTTTGTCATGAACTTGGTTACGTTCACCATATGTTTCTTGCCTTTGTCGATTGGTTTATTAAGATTTGTGACATCTACGATAACACCTTTAGTATGTCTTGCTACTGTGAACTGCTGTCTGGATCCACTGTTGTATTACTTCTCTCTGGATGCCTtctggaagaaaaaagaggataCAGACCTTCCGAGAGAACAGTAG
- the LOC141770897 gene encoding uncharacterized protein LOC141770897 — protein sequence MYPPPFQPGLPLLCRRHSALPQPQHPPQPTLNSDKIELLLIGSKSTLSKTNNLTLSIDGTSVSPSPQARNLGVILDPTLSLEPHIRQLVKISFYHLRNIAKIRPSLTPPAAEKLIHTFISSRLDYCNSLLYGICTTSINKLQPVQNAAARLLTHTKSWHHITPVLKDLHWLPVSHRITYKILTLTYKALHQLAPPYLSDLLSRSLRSTSAGLLSTPKSNLRSFGDRAFSRAAPKLWNSLPQLIRQSDSLPLFKSRLKTHLFSSAYS from the exons atgt ATCCTCCGCCAtttcaacctggacttccaCTGCTATGCCGACGACACTCAGCTCTACCTCAGCCCCAACACCCCCCACAACCCACCCTAAACAGTGACAAAATAGAACTCCTCCTCATCGGCTCCAAATCCACCCTCAGcaaaaccaacaacctcacactcagcATCGATGGCACCtctgtttccccctccccccaggcaCGCAACCTTGGCGTGATTCTTGACCCCACCCTCTCCCTTGAGCCTCACATCCGCCAACTTGTCAAAATATCCTTCTACCACCTACGTAACATTGCAAAGATCCGACCCTCACTCACACCCCCCGCTGCCGAGAAGCTCATCCAcaccttcatctcctcccgccttGATTACTGCAACTCTCTACTCTACGGCATCTGCACCACCTCCATCAACAAACTCCAACCggtccagaatgcagctgcccgactcctcacccacaccaaatcCTGGCATCACATCACCCCAGTCCTCAaagacctccactggctccctgtctcccaccggatcacctacaaaatcctgaccctcacctacaaagccctccaccaacttgccCCCCCTTacctctctgacctcctctcccggtccctcagatccacctcagctggtctaCTTTCCACTCCCAAGTCCAAcctccgcagctttggggacagggcattctccagggcagctcccaagcttTGGAACTCCCTCCCACAACTCATTAGACAGTCTGATTCCCTCCCCCTATTCAAGTCCCGCCTCAAAACCCaccttttctcctctgcctaCTCCTAG
- the LOC141770891 gene encoding uncharacterized protein LOC141770891 gives MTWMTCNFLMLNSDKTEVIVLGPEHLRNKLSNDIVTLDGIALASSTTVRNLGVVFHQDMSFNSHIKQTSRTAFFHLRNIAKIRHILCQNDAEKLVHAFVTSRLDYCNSLLSGCSNKSLKTLQLIQNAAARVLTRTRKIDHITPVLASLHWLPVKSRIDFKVVLLTYKALNGQAPSYLKELIVPYYPTRALRSQNAAGLLEVPRVSKSRMGARAFSYQAPLLWNQLPVPVREADTVSTFKSRLKTFLFDNAYT, from the coding sequence atgacctggatgacctgcaatttcctgatgttaaactcagacaaaactgaagttattgtactaggccctgagcacctccgaaacaaattatctaatgatatagttactttagatggcattgccctggcctccagcaccaccgtaaggaacctgggagttgtcttccaccaggatatgtcctttaactctcacattaaacaaacctcacggactgccttctttcatctacgtaacattgcaaagatcaggcacatcctgtgtcaaaatgatgcagaaaaattagtccatgcatttgttacctctagactcgattactgcaattccttattatcaggctgctccaataagtctttaaagactctccagttgatccagaatgctgcagcacgtgtactgactagaactagaaaaatagatcatattacgcctgtattagcttctctgcactggctgcctgtaaaatccagaatagattttaaagtcgtcctcctcacctacaaagcgctaaacggtcaggccccatcatatcttaaagagctcatagtaccctactaccccactagagcactgcgctcacagaatgcagcagggttacttgaggttcctagagtctccaaaagtagaatgggagccagagccttcagctatcaagctcctcttctgtggaaccagctcccagttccagtccgggaggcagacaccgtctctacatttaagagtaggctaaagactttcctctttgataacgcttatacttaa